From the Flavimarina sp. Hel_I_48 genome, one window contains:
- a CDS encoding adenylate/guanylate cyclase domain-containing protein gives MSIFPFLSHFRRRYYVRRGIYITISWTIVSVVLFFYEYSVLESSGNVSTSFDFISNLTATFITGMAAGLLGGFFTINLMESWLRKYPFWQALLYIFLAYTTTAIIVTVFGVGYLYAVESNLPLYRIEVFSEVLQFFATFFFLRNYLIWLLIVIFTLILLMVNDKYGPGVFQDFLRGKYFHPKKEERIFMFIDVRSATTIAEEIGEEQYFNFLKDFFKDITPAIIYTRGEVYQYVGDEVVVTWKLKNGLYKINVLRCYFDMKRIINKRKKKYLKKYGVYPDFKVGAHYGQVMTGEVGILKREIAFSGDTLNTASRIQALCNEHDVDILLSKKLAESFPYLPYRFKQREIGPADLRGKMESIDLVTFELTDS, from the coding sequence ATGTCGATTTTTCCATTTTTAAGTCATTTTAGGCGTAGATATTACGTACGACGAGGTATTTACATAACTATTTCGTGGACAATAGTTTCCGTAGTGTTGTTTTTTTATGAATACTCTGTTCTTGAAAGCAGTGGGAATGTTTCAACGAGCTTTGATTTTATATCAAATCTTACCGCTACATTTATAACGGGAATGGCGGCCGGACTCCTGGGTGGTTTTTTTACGATAAACCTAATGGAAAGCTGGCTGCGTAAATATCCATTCTGGCAGGCGTTGCTGTATATTTTTCTGGCCTATACTACCACTGCGATAATTGTAACCGTTTTTGGGGTAGGTTATCTCTATGCTGTAGAAAGCAATCTTCCACTATACAGAATCGAGGTTTTTAGCGAAGTGCTGCAGTTTTTTGCGACTTTCTTCTTTCTGCGGAATTATTTGATCTGGCTTCTCATTGTAATTTTTACGCTCATTCTATTAATGGTGAATGATAAATATGGCCCGGGCGTTTTTCAGGATTTTTTACGCGGAAAATATTTCCATCCTAAAAAAGAGGAGCGCATTTTTATGTTTATCGATGTACGGAGTGCCACCACTATTGCGGAAGAAATAGGAGAAGAACAGTATTTCAATTTTCTAAAAGACTTCTTTAAAGACATCACACCGGCAATTATTTATACACGCGGTGAAGTCTATCAGTACGTGGGGGACGAAGTGGTGGTTACCTGGAAGCTAAAAAATGGTCTCTATAAAATCAATGTGCTGCGGTGCTATTTTGATATGAAGCGCATTATCAATAAAAGAAAGAAAAAATACCTGAAAAAATATGGAGTATACCCAGATTTTAAGGTTGGAGCTCATTATGGTCAGGTAATGACCGGTGAAGTGGGCATACTCAAACGAGAGATTGCATTTTCTGGCGATACTTTGAACACGGCCTCGCGCATACAAGCCCTGTGCAATGAGCATGATGTGGATATTCTTTTATCAAAAAAGCTTGCTGAAAGCTTTCCCTACCTACCCTACCGTTTTAAACAAAGGGAAATAGGACCGGCAGATCTACGAGGGAAAATGGAGTCCATTGACCTGGTGACTTTTGAGTTGACAGATTCATAA
- a CDS encoding stage II sporulation protein M, whose translation MREAAFVKQNKAKWLQFENVLANNEPRLSPDELSALYIEVTDHLSYAQTFYPQSKTAAYLNNLASKSHQKIYKTKRESSKRFITFFTEEFPLLFYNYQKQLLLAFFTFALFSIIGAYSASTDGAYVRTIMGDGYVNMTLENIGKDDPMAVYKQMNETEMFLGITINNIRVALMAFVFGIVVSVGSLFFMMRNGVMLGSFQYFFYDKGLLWESARTIWIHGTIEISVIIVAGCAGIVLGNGILFPGTYTRLESFKRSMKNGLKIVASTVPFFIIAGFLEGFVTRHTEMPDWLAVLIIVASLSLILFYYVIYPRIVYKNQVNNLLND comes from the coding sequence ATGCGCGAGGCTGCCTTTGTGAAGCAAAATAAAGCTAAATGGTTACAATTTGAAAACGTTCTGGCTAATAATGAGCCCCGGCTTTCACCTGATGAACTCTCGGCCCTTTATATTGAAGTTACAGATCACCTGAGTTACGCACAGACGTTCTACCCCCAGAGCAAAACAGCAGCCTACCTTAATAACCTTGCCAGCAAGTCGCACCAGAAGATCTACAAGACTAAAAGGGAATCTTCAAAGCGCTTTATTACCTTTTTTACCGAAGAATTCCCCCTTTTATTCTACAACTATCAAAAACAACTTTTGTTGGCCTTTTTCACTTTTGCCCTTTTCAGTATTATAGGTGCCTATAGCGCATCAACAGATGGCGCGTATGTACGCACGATTATGGGCGATGGGTATGTGAACATGACCCTTGAGAATATAGGAAAGGATGATCCCATGGCGGTCTATAAACAAATGAACGAGACTGAAATGTTTCTGGGCATCACCATAAATAACATCCGGGTGGCGCTGATGGCATTCGTTTTTGGAATTGTAGTAAGTGTAGGCTCCCTTTTCTTTATGATGCGCAATGGCGTCATGCTGGGGTCTTTTCAATACTTCTTTTACGATAAGGGACTTTTATGGGAATCTGCACGTACCATCTGGATACATGGTACCATAGAGATTTCGGTAATTATTGTTGCCGGCTGCGCCGGAATCGTACTCGGTAATGGCATACTGTTTCCCGGAACGTATACGCGCCTGGAATCCTTTAAGCGCAGTATGAAAAACGGACTCAAGATCGTGGCAAGTACGGTCCCGTTCTTTATAATTGCAGGTTTTCTGGAAGGTTTTGTCACGCGCCATACCGAAATGCCAGACTGGCTCGCGGTTCTTATCATTGTGGCGTCGCTTAGCCTTATTCTATTTTATTACGTAATTTATCCCCGGATTGTATATAAAAATCAAGTAAACAACCTCCTAAATGATTAA
- a CDS encoding DUF4129 domain-containing protein, translating into MVKFHLHISIFILFWCVFLPAGAQQADSIPTVQEVRYDKSLVNPPEIDKNDLKAYKNDEAFDYSEYLPKDNWWTQFNNWLNELWHSFLRWILNEREATGILAFLIRALPYLIVAGVLVFLVWLFIKVDMSGSPLLGSTPNQVILNSEEELLKHDDLQQLIDNATNNNNYRLAIRYYYLLVLQNLSKKELITWEVQKTNKDYVYELQDSKLRSQFSKITRIYDFIWYGSFEVNESAFAKAQQEFIKLNSGI; encoded by the coding sequence ATGGTCAAATTCCACCTACATATATCCATTTTTATACTCTTTTGGTGTGTTTTCCTTCCGGCTGGAGCGCAACAGGCAGATAGTATACCTACCGTACAGGAAGTACGCTACGATAAAAGCCTCGTAAATCCTCCAGAAATAGATAAAAACGACCTAAAAGCGTATAAAAACGACGAGGCTTTTGATTATTCGGAATACCTTCCGAAGGATAATTGGTGGACGCAATTCAACAACTGGCTCAATGAACTCTGGCATTCTTTCCTACGCTGGATTCTCAACGAAAGGGAAGCCACGGGAATACTTGCATTTTTGATCAGGGCACTTCCCTACCTCATTGTTGCAGGTGTTTTAGTCTTTCTCGTATGGCTTTTTATAAAAGTAGATATGAGCGGTTCACCGTTGCTGGGGAGTACACCTAATCAAGTTATCCTGAACAGTGAAGAAGAACTTTTAAAACACGATGATCTTCAGCAACTGATAGATAATGCCACAAACAATAATAATTACCGGCTTGCTATTAGATATTATTATTTGCTGGTGCTACAAAACTTAAGCAAGAAGGAGCTTATCACCTGGGAAGTGCAGAAAACCAATAAAGACTATGTTTATGAACTTCAGGATAGCAAACTGCGCTCGCAGTTCAGCAAGATTACGCGTATCTATGATTTCATATGGTATGGCAGTTTTGAAGTCAACGAGTCCGCTTTTGCTAAAGCGCAGCAGGAATTCATTAAACTGAACAGCGGGATATGA
- a CDS encoding lysophospholipid acyltransferase family protein: MAIFKINPFGHYLILKKWLIRIAGVMSHRRYRGFNELQIEGSEIIKDLPGTNVLFVSNHQTYFADVMAMFHVFNASLSGRVDSIKNVGYIWNPKLNVYYVAASETMKSGILPRIMAYGGAVTVSRTWRSQGKEIDRPVNLSDTENIGIALHDGWVITFPQGTTKPWKPIRKGTAHIIKQYKPIVVPIVIDGFRRSFDKKGIRIKKRGILQSMEIKKPLNIDFEKDSVDDIVEMIEYAIEQHPSFLKVIPTAELNAEEELNKDRRWEY, from the coding sequence ATGGCAATTTTTAAAATCAATCCCTTTGGTCATTATTTGATCTTAAAAAAATGGCTTATTCGTATTGCGGGCGTGATGAGTCATAGGCGTTATCGTGGTTTTAATGAACTTCAGATTGAAGGTTCTGAAATTATTAAAGACCTTCCTGGTACCAACGTTCTTTTCGTTTCTAATCATCAGACTTATTTTGCAGATGTTATGGCTATGTTTCATGTATTCAATGCAAGTTTGAGCGGTAGGGTAGATAGTATTAAGAATGTGGGCTATATCTGGAACCCTAAACTAAATGTGTATTACGTAGCAGCAAGTGAAACGATGAAAAGTGGAATTCTACCGCGTATAATGGCTTATGGTGGTGCTGTTACGGTAAGCAGAACCTGGCGTTCCCAGGGAAAAGAAATAGACAGGCCCGTAAACCTGAGCGATACTGAAAATATAGGGATCGCACTTCACGATGGCTGGGTAATCACATTCCCACAGGGAACCACAAAACCCTGGAAACCTATACGTAAGGGAACAGCACATATAATCAAACAATACAAACCTATTGTGGTACCTATAGTTATAGATGGCTTTAGAAGGTCATTTGATAAGAAAGGAATCCGTATAAAAAAACGGGGCATCCTTCAAAGTATGGAAATAAAAAAACCTCTAAATATAGATTTTGAAAAGGATAGTGTAGATGATATCGTAGAAATGATAGAATATGCGATAGAACAACACCCTTCCTTTTTGAAAGTAATTCCCACTGCTGAGTTAAATGCAGAAGAAGAACTCAATAAAGACCGAAGGTGGGAATATTAG
- a CDS encoding trimeric intracellular cation channel family protein yields MNDLTEIIDVLGTIAFAISGVLAGLRKRLDIFGILIVAAVTSVGGGTLRDVLIGKTPVTWMLNLSFVYIILVTVVLSVIFRKQLKYLRRSLFLFDTIGIALYTVTGVEIGLRAGLNPAICVALGTMTACFGGVIRDILCTEIPVIFRKEIYASACIAGGLVYVLLDYYHVYPEFTSVIAGFTVILIRIAAVIFEIKMPAIYRNEEL; encoded by the coding sequence ATGAATGATCTTACAGAAATAATTGATGTACTGGGTACGATCGCCTTTGCGATTTCCGGAGTGCTTGCCGGTCTGAGAAAGCGGCTCGATATTTTTGGGATCCTTATTGTGGCGGCAGTTACCTCAGTGGGTGGTGGTACGTTGCGTGATGTGCTCATCGGTAAAACACCGGTGACATGGATGCTCAATTTGAGTTTCGTTTATATCATTCTGGTGACCGTGGTTTTATCTGTGATCTTTAGAAAACAGTTAAAATACCTAAGGCGCAGTTTATTCCTTTTTGATACCATAGGTATTGCCCTCTATACGGTTACCGGGGTTGAAATAGGTCTAAGGGCCGGTCTCAATCCTGCAATTTGTGTGGCGCTGGGTACCATGACCGCGTGCTTTGGTGGTGTTATACGCGATATTTTATGTACCGAAATCCCTGTAATTTTCAGGAAAGAGATTTATGCAAGCGCCTGCATTGCCGGTGGCCTGGTCTATGTTTTGCTTGATTATTACCATGTGTATCCTGAATTCACCTCTGTTATTGCCGGTTTTACGGTTATTTTAATACGTATCGCAGCGGTTATTTTTGAAATAAAAATGCCCGCTATATATCGCAATGAGGAGCTTTAA
- a CDS encoding pyridoxamine 5'-phosphate oxidase family protein, whose protein sequence is MGKKYTSLNTKLISFIKKQHLYFVGTAQAEGRVNISPKGQDTLHILNDNQLIWLNLTGSGNESAAHIVADNRMTIMLCSFDKNPLILRMYGTARVYHERDTEFHELMSHFKELPGARQIFKLHIDLVQTSCGFGVPFMDYQSERETLNIWAEAKGEKGIRQYWEDKNQQTIDGFDTHIFE, encoded by the coding sequence ATGGGCAAAAAATATACTTCTTTAAATACAAAACTTATCTCTTTTATTAAGAAGCAACATCTGTATTTTGTAGGAACCGCACAAGCGGAAGGCCGGGTGAATATTTCCCCTAAAGGACAGGATACTTTGCATATACTCAATGATAACCAACTTATCTGGCTCAATCTTACCGGAAGTGGTAACGAGTCTGCCGCTCACATCGTAGCGGATAACCGGATGACCATTATGTTATGTTCTTTTGATAAAAACCCGCTTATTTTAAGGATGTACGGTACCGCGAGAGTCTATCACGAACGGGATACGGAATTTCATGAACTCATGAGCCATTTTAAGGAGCTGCCGGGGGCGCGGCAAATTTTTAAACTGCATATTGATCTTGTGCAGACTTCCTGCGGCTTTGGCGTTCCATTTATGGATTATCAAAGTGAAAGGGAAACCTTAAACATCTGGGCAGAAGCGAAAGGCGAAAAAGGTATTCGACAATACTGGGAAGACAAAAACCAACAAACCATTGACGGTTTTGATACGCATATTTTTGAATAG
- a CDS encoding CoA pyrophosphatase → MPLPGEVAQFEMAPVERAKNFDTMDIAARNPREAAVIGLFYPSLTKEAMLVLILRKTYKGVHSNQVGFPGGKWETYDGSIEATALRETEEEIGVPRDRISLVKKMTRVYIPPSNFWVQPFMGFTEYTPEFVPEEAEVEAILEVRVTDFLSEESLVVKKITTSYAKDLDVPAFLLNKNVVWGATAMMLSEMKNMLMKTE, encoded by the coding sequence TTGCCTTTACCCGGCGAGGTTGCACAGTTTGAAATGGCACCGGTAGAACGGGCCAAAAATTTCGATACGATGGATATTGCAGCCAGAAATCCGCGGGAAGCTGCGGTAATAGGTCTGTTTTATCCATCGCTGACCAAAGAGGCCATGCTGGTACTTATCCTGAGAAAAACATATAAGGGCGTTCATAGCAACCAGGTGGGGTTTCCCGGTGGCAAGTGGGAAACTTATGACGGTTCTATAGAAGCGACCGCGTTACGGGAGACCGAAGAAGAAATAGGCGTGCCGCGCGATCGTATTTCACTTGTAAAAAAAATGACCCGCGTGTATATACCACCCAGTAATTTCTGGGTACAGCCCTTTATGGGTTTTACGGAATACACTCCAGAATTTGTACCGGAAGAGGCCGAGGTTGAAGCAATCCTTGAAGTCAGGGTAACCGATTTTTTATCTGAGGAAAGCCTCGTGGTAAAAAAAATAACAACCTCTTATGCCAAAGATCTTGATGTACCAGCGTTTTTGCTGAATAAAAACGTGGTCTGGGGAGCGACGGCCATGATGTTAAGTGAAATGAAAAACATGCTCATGAAGACAGAATAA
- a CDS encoding RDD family protein codes for MDNFQIETAQNVSIQQNVAGIGERLLGYLIDMLILGIYWVASLFSLAAFGIDSDSGNVMVFFMVMGIPTFLYFLLFETLWDGRTPGKAALKLRVVKLDGSKPGFGSFFVRWIMRIIDITLSSGGVAVFTILLNGKGQRLGDMAAGTTVINESEKVKINQTLLVNLPEDYVPKYPQVTIFSDKDMQTIKTVFDGARRNGNHNVIVKLAERLSGQMQVQPVEKPILFVDRVLRDYNFYTQQ; via the coding sequence ATGGACAATTTTCAAATCGAAACCGCCCAAAATGTAAGCATCCAGCAAAATGTGGCAGGAATAGGGGAGCGCTTACTGGGTTATTTGATAGATATGCTTATTCTGGGTATTTATTGGGTAGCCTCACTTTTTTCCCTTGCGGCCTTTGGCATTGATTCTGATTCCGGTAATGTAATGGTATTCTTTATGGTTATGGGAATCCCTACCTTTTTGTACTTTTTATTGTTTGAAACCCTCTGGGATGGGAGGACGCCAGGAAAGGCTGCCTTAAAATTGCGCGTTGTAAAACTGGATGGTTCAAAACCCGGTTTTGGAAGTTTTTTTGTGCGCTGGATCATGCGCATTATAGACATTACCCTTTCCAGTGGCGGTGTAGCCGTATTTACAATATTACTGAACGGAAAAGGACAGCGGCTGGGAGATATGGCTGCGGGGACTACTGTGATCAATGAAAGCGAAAAAGTAAAGATCAACCAGACCCTTCTGGTTAATCTGCCCGAAGATTACGTGCCTAAATATCCACAGGTGACCATCTTTTCTGATAAGGACATGCAAACCATAAAAACGGTATTTGATGGCGCCCGTCGCAATGGCAACCATAATGTGATCGTCAAACTTGCAGAAAGATTAAGTGGCCAAATGCAGGTCCAACCCGTTGAAAAACCTATACTTTTTGTTGACAGGGTGCTCAGGGACTATAACTTTTACACCCAGCAATAA
- a CDS encoding RNA polymerase sigma factor, with product MEPKLEKQFVDLLEKNQNIVHKICRLYTNDADAHNDLFQEISIQLFKAYPKFRGEAKFSTWMYRVALNTAITLYRKSKKRIRTQDFDTVMFKVASEDYDNTVEEQLKLMYSAVKQLNDIDKALVFLYLEDKPYSEISETLGITEVNARVKMNRVKKKLKELLNS from the coding sequence TTGGAACCAAAACTAGAGAAGCAATTCGTTGACCTGCTGGAAAAAAACCAGAATATTGTACACAAAATATGCAGGCTGTACACGAATGATGCAGATGCTCACAATGATCTTTTCCAGGAGATTTCCATACAACTTTTCAAAGCTTACCCAAAGTTTAGGGGGGAAGCAAAATTTAGCACCTGGATGTACAGGGTAGCACTAAATACCGCAATAACATTATACCGTAAATCCAAAAAGAGAATCCGTACACAAGATTTTGATACGGTCATGTTTAAGGTTGCCAGCGAAGATTATGATAATACGGTAGAGGAACAGCTCAAATTGATGTATTCTGCCGTAAAACAGTTAAATGATATAGACAAGGCGTTAGTCTTTCTCTATCTTGAAGACAAACCTTATAGCGAGATTTCAGAAACGCTGGGAATTACAGAAGTTAATGCCCGTGTGAAAATGAACCGTGTCAAGAAAAAATTAAAGGAACTTTTAAATTCCTAG
- a CDS encoding peptidylprolyl isomerase, with protein MRTIYLLFLFAVLFTAGGCEDKNSSVKKTSEKEKTEQKPDSTPQDKAKAQNDKLKSKMGSIIESQEVLKPFLTEYGKNNTETRVRLKTRFGDIELELFKDTPLHRANFILLVKQDYFNDTMLHRVSEGFVIQGGNSDGYDTPKKRQRIGNYLIPNEATPAHPHDRGVLSAAKYTNQNVSQASSPFEFFIVQSPRGAHHLDGEHTVFGRVTKGMDVVDEINKVEVDGNEWPKKNIYIDMELMN; from the coding sequence ATGCGCACGATCTACTTATTGTTTCTTTTTGCCGTTCTGTTTACCGCCGGGGGTTGTGAAGATAAAAATTCTTCAGTCAAGAAAACATCAGAAAAGGAAAAAACAGAACAAAAACCCGACTCCACCCCTCAGGATAAAGCAAAGGCACAAAATGATAAACTGAAGAGTAAAATGGGATCTATTATAGAATCCCAGGAAGTTTTAAAACCATTTCTAACGGAATATGGAAAAAACAATACAGAAACGCGCGTACGGCTCAAAACACGTTTTGGAGATATTGAACTCGAACTTTTTAAGGATACGCCGCTTCACCGTGCCAATTTCATACTTCTTGTCAAGCAGGACTATTTCAACGATACGATGCTGCACCGGGTTTCTGAAGGTTTTGTGATTCAGGGCGGTAACAGTGATGGTTATGACACCCCAAAGAAACGCCAGCGCATAGGCAATTACCTTATCCCTAATGAAGCTACCCCCGCACACCCCCATGATCGTGGTGTACTTTCTGCCGCAAAATATACAAACCAGAATGTAAGCCAGGCTTCTTCACCTTTTGAATTTTTTATTGTTCAAAGTCCGCGGGGGGCGCATCATCTGGATGGGGAACACACCGTCTTTGGCCGGGTTACAAAAGGAATGGACGTCGTTGACGAGATCAATAAAGTCGAGGTAGATGGGAATGAATGGCCTAAAAAAAATATCTATATTGATATGGAATTGATGAATTAA
- a CDS encoding NAD(P)/FAD-dependent oxidoreductase: protein MNIPDTQLPRIVIIGGGFGGMNLAQSLKKSSYQVVILDKRNYHTFQPLLYQVGTSGLEPDSIAYPLRKIIQGQENMFFRMADVSHIDTKLSKVRTDIGDLDYDHLVIATGTKTNFFGNESIENNAVWMKTLPQALNIRSMMFENLEKANRIEDPVKRKELLRFVIAGAGPTGVELCGAIAELRLHVLQKDYPDMNTDDIEIHLVEGLDRVLPPFSEESSKSAQHTLEKMGVKIHLETMVDKYENNLVTTKGDLSFQTANFIWSAGVTGAAISGFGKTALHEKANRYIVDVYNRVHGFQNIYAVGDIALMQSEEYPKGHPQVAQPAIQQGKHLAKNLKRLTKKKDMLPFSYFDKGSMATIGRNKAVADIKKMHFSGFIAWIMWMFIHLWFLVGFRNRLVTLINWTYSYWNYDKAARLIVRPYKQNKVLAKED from the coding sequence ATGAATATACCAGATACACAACTGCCTAGAATTGTAATTATTGGCGGTGGTTTTGGCGGTATGAATCTTGCTCAGAGCCTTAAAAAATCTTCTTATCAAGTTGTAATCCTAGACAAAAGAAATTACCATACGTTTCAACCCCTACTATATCAGGTAGGTACTTCTGGTCTTGAGCCAGATTCCATAGCGTATCCCTTGCGTAAAATAATTCAAGGCCAGGAAAACATGTTTTTCCGGATGGCTGATGTATCGCATATTGATACCAAGTTGTCAAAAGTACGTACAGATATAGGCGATCTTGATTATGATCATCTGGTTATCGCCACTGGTACTAAAACAAATTTTTTTGGTAATGAAAGTATAGAAAATAATGCGGTATGGATGAAAACGCTGCCCCAAGCGCTCAACATTCGCAGTATGATGTTTGAAAACCTGGAGAAAGCAAACAGGATTGAAGACCCGGTAAAGCGAAAAGAATTATTGCGTTTTGTTATTGCTGGCGCTGGTCCTACGGGCGTTGAATTATGTGGTGCCATTGCAGAGCTGAGGTTGCACGTGCTGCAAAAAGATTATCCTGATATGAATACAGATGATATAGAGATTCATCTGGTGGAGGGGCTTGACCGTGTTCTACCCCCATTTAGTGAAGAATCTTCCAAAAGTGCGCAGCATACACTGGAGAAAATGGGTGTAAAAATCCATTTGGAAACCATGGTCGATAAATATGAGAACAATCTTGTAACCACAAAAGGTGATTTAAGTTTTCAAACGGCGAATTTTATATGGTCTGCCGGTGTTACGGGAGCGGCCATTTCCGGTTTTGGCAAAACGGCATTACATGAAAAGGCCAACCGGTATATTGTAGATGTTTACAACAGGGTTCATGGTTTTCAAAATATTTATGCCGTGGGGGATATTGCGCTCATGCAGTCTGAAGAGTACCCTAAAGGGCATCCACAGGTCGCGCAACCAGCTATACAACAAGGGAAACACCTGGCAAAAAACCTGAAGCGTTTGACCAAGAAAAAAGATATGCTGCCATTTTCATATTTTGACAAAGGGTCAATGGCGACCATAGGCCGCAACAAAGCAGTTGCAGATATCAAAAAAATGCATTTTAGTGGTTTCATCGCCTGGATTATGTGGATGTTTATCCACCTATGGTTTCTTGTAGGTTTTAGAAATCGCCTCGTCACACTGATCAACTGGACCTACAGCTACTGGAACTACGATAAGGCCGCCCGCCTTATTGTGAGACCTTATAAACAGAACAAAGTACTGGCAAAGGAAGATTAA